The Micromonospora krabiensis genome window below encodes:
- a CDS encoding dATP/dGTP diphosphohydrolase domain-containing protein produces MSTYTTKDSGERAEYASGMVRDVQEGKPRFDLILAEGLPFEEQMLTRFARLLQRGAVKYGERNWEKARGAEELARAKSSAIRHLIQWMCDEDDEDHAAAVMFNLMAAEFVKYQTRETQ; encoded by the coding sequence GTGAGCACCTACACCACCAAGGACTCCGGCGAGCGCGCGGAGTACGCCTCCGGCATGGTGCGCGACGTCCAGGAGGGCAAGCCGCGGTTCGACCTGATCCTCGCGGAGGGCCTGCCCTTCGAGGAGCAGATGCTCACCCGGTTCGCCCGACTCCTTCAGCGCGGCGCCGTCAAGTACGGCGAGCGCAACTGGGAGAAGGCCCGCGGCGCCGAGGAGCTGGCCCGCGCGAAGTCCAGCGCGATCCGGCACCTCATCCAGTGGATGTGCGACGAGGACGACGAGGACCACGCCGCCGCCGTCATGTTCAACCTCATGGCCGCCGAGTTCGTGAAGTACCAGACGAGGGAGACGCAGTGA
- a CDS encoding WhiB family transcriptional regulator — MISATGTQCNPANAEIFFAAQKVDEAVDLCLDCPVMFPCRDLARAEGHVYGVWGGETPDERRAWLVENHPDPEVRAEAARETARIERERERSIIRKREHRAYLRIVAAQAGVALNKPVDAESDGPTIQQVRSRQLATIARQMRAAGADMDEIAEELGATRRTIQRYMSAKYDNIAA, encoded by the coding sequence TTGATAAGCGCCACCGGCACGCAGTGCAATCCAGCCAACGCGGAGATCTTCTTCGCCGCTCAGAAAGTCGACGAGGCGGTAGACCTCTGCCTCGACTGTCCCGTCATGTTCCCCTGCCGAGACCTGGCCCGCGCCGAGGGCCACGTGTACGGCGTATGGGGAGGCGAGACGCCCGACGAGCGCCGCGCCTGGCTGGTTGAGAACCATCCCGATCCTGAAGTCCGGGCTGAAGCCGCGAGGGAGACGGCCCGGATCGAACGAGAGCGCGAACGCAGCATCATCCGCAAACGGGAGCATCGAGCCTATCTGCGGATCGTGGCGGCGCAAGCCGGCGTCGCGCTCAACAAGCCGGTGGACGCCGAGAGCGACGGCCCCACCATTCAGCAGGTCCGCTCCCGACAGCTCGCGACCATTGCCCGGCAGATGCGCGCTGCCGGCGCCGATATGGACGAGATCGCCGAGGAGCTGGGCGCCACCAGACGCACCATCCAGCGCTACATGAGCGCCAAGTACGACAACATCGCCGCGTAA
- a CDS encoding DUF2786 domain-containing protein translates to MSDGMLDKIRKLLAQAEDPACTPAEAEAFNQRAADLIAKYGIDKALLDAAKAPATKEDVDRRKIHVPGPYAWEKSALLYNIGEPLNVHTVRHNNGRRSDGYKVSMFGFPSDLERVELLFTSLLVQASHSLATIQPPPWESTVSYRKAWMWGFINTVKARLVAAESRAAREADERGDGPSTALVLADRKTLVDRRVEEAFTDLKRSKSVTVKGSGYRDGQAAGQRADLGGSRLGQAPGAAIGR, encoded by the coding sequence GTGAGCGACGGAATGCTCGACAAGATCCGCAAGCTGCTGGCCCAGGCCGAGGACCCCGCCTGCACGCCGGCCGAGGCCGAGGCGTTCAACCAGCGGGCCGCCGACCTGATCGCCAAGTACGGCATCGACAAGGCGCTGCTCGACGCGGCCAAGGCTCCCGCGACCAAGGAGGACGTCGACCGCCGCAAGATCCACGTACCCGGGCCGTACGCCTGGGAGAAGTCGGCGCTGCTCTACAACATCGGCGAGCCGCTGAACGTACACACCGTTCGCCACAACAACGGACGCCGCAGCGACGGCTACAAGGTGAGCATGTTTGGCTTCCCCTCCGACCTGGAGCGCGTCGAACTGCTGTTTACGAGCCTGCTGGTGCAGGCGTCGCACAGCCTCGCCACCATCCAGCCCCCGCCGTGGGAGAGCACGGTCAGCTACCGCAAGGCGTGGATGTGGGGCTTCATCAACACCGTGAAGGCCCGGCTGGTAGCCGCCGAGAGCCGAGCCGCGCGGGAGGCCGACGAGCGCGGTGACGGCCCGTCGACCGCCCTGGTGCTGGCCGACCGCAAGACGCTCGTGGACCGCCGAGTAGAGGAGGCGTTCACCGACCTCAAGAGGTCGAAGTCGGTGACGGTCAAGGGCAGCGGCTACCGGGACGGACAGGCCGCCGGCCAGCGCGCCGACCTCGGCGGCAGCCGACTCGGCCAGGCGCCCGGCGCCGCCATCGGACGCTGA
- a CDS encoding phosphatase domain-containing protein codes for MTALAKKARLIATRGLPGSGKTTKAEEWVAVDPVRRARVNRDDLRKMVHNGVYIKQGRESAGTEKAIIAARDASIAALLRLGIDVINDDTNLPTRTIRDLRRLAVLAGADFEVWDLTDVPLVACIARDREREKPVGDDVIRDMERRFLRGRPYPLPVPDEAPDSPDDVVPYEPPAGKRRAVIVDIDGTVALMVARSPFDESRVHEDRPNAPVIAAVRAMFLTGHDIVFCSGRTDGCREATEKWLMENVGLPYAALHMRAAGDTRKDAVVKRELFDKHIRHEYRVAGVFDDRQQVVDMWRSLGLTVFQVAPGDF; via the coding sequence ATGACCGCACTTGCTAAGAAGGCTCGGCTGATCGCCACCCGGGGCCTGCCCGGCTCCGGCAAGACCACCAAGGCCGAGGAGTGGGTGGCCGTCGATCCGGTGCGCCGGGCGCGGGTCAACCGCGACGACCTGCGGAAGATGGTCCACAACGGCGTCTACATCAAGCAGGGCCGCGAGTCGGCCGGCACCGAGAAGGCCATCATCGCCGCCCGCGACGCCAGCATCGCCGCCCTGCTGCGACTGGGCATCGACGTCATCAACGACGACACCAACCTGCCCACCCGCACCATCCGGGACCTGCGCCGGCTCGCGGTGCTGGCCGGCGCGGACTTCGAGGTGTGGGACCTGACCGACGTGCCCCTCGTGGCGTGCATCGCGCGGGACCGGGAGCGCGAGAAGCCGGTCGGCGACGACGTCATCCGCGACATGGAGCGACGGTTCCTGCGCGGCCGACCGTATCCGCTGCCGGTGCCCGACGAGGCGCCCGACAGCCCGGACGACGTCGTGCCGTACGAGCCGCCGGCCGGCAAGCGGAGGGCGGTCATCGTCGACATCGACGGCACGGTGGCGCTGATGGTGGCGCGGTCGCCGTTCGACGAGTCGCGGGTGCATGAGGACCGGCCGAACGCCCCGGTGATCGCCGCCGTGCGAGCCATGTTCCTCACCGGGCACGACATCGTCTTCTGCTCCGGCCGCACCGACGGCTGCCGGGAGGCCACCGAGAAGTGGCTGATGGAGAACGTGGGCCTGCCGTACGCGGCGCTGCACATGCGGGCGGCCGGCGACACCCGCAAGGACGCCGTCGTCAAGCGGGAGCTGTTCGACAAGCACATCCGCCACGAGTACCGGGTGGCCGGAGTCTTCGACGACCGGCAGCAGGTCGTCGACATGTGGCGATCCCTCGGGCTGACCGTGTTCCAGGTCGCCCCGGGCGACTTCTGA
- a CDS encoding RNA ligase family protein has translation MGETVKLQAPENVNYAATVVRVRHINQLANCDNVVGVPLLGYQAIVSKDVQVGDLGMVFTAETQLSLGYASANNLHRHENLNEDPSKKGYLEDNRRVKALRFRGHRSDALFMPLSSLSGFYSEWDQLQEGDTFDQLDGVEICRKYVARPPKERGPSNQPKKREPRVDEKLFPKHFDTANYFRVADAIAGDRHVVITQKLHGTSIRIGHTLVKRKLTWRDKVAKLLGVKVPETEWAYVYGSRNVVKDPDNPSGHDFYGADLYSQIGSQLKGLLPKGFIVYGEVIGWVPDTDKPIQKGYTYRIPVGGYQLYIYRVTTINEDGLAVDLSWPAVKEFCQSVGLNTVPEVTSAYAVREDLVTYYLDKRLSDTFPWLVPTDGSMVDEGVCLRVEGITPLVVKAKSPLFLQHETKMLDQGVTDTEAEEALV, from the coding sequence ATGGGAGAGACCGTGAAGTTGCAGGCCCCGGAGAACGTCAACTACGCCGCCACCGTCGTGCGGGTGCGGCACATCAACCAGCTCGCCAACTGCGACAACGTCGTGGGCGTGCCGCTGCTCGGCTACCAGGCGATCGTGTCCAAGGACGTGCAGGTCGGTGACCTGGGCATGGTGTTCACGGCCGAGACGCAGCTCAGCCTGGGGTACGCCAGCGCGAACAACCTGCACCGGCACGAGAACCTGAACGAGGACCCGAGCAAGAAGGGCTACCTGGAGGACAACCGCCGGGTCAAGGCCCTGCGCTTCCGCGGCCACCGCTCGGACGCCCTGTTCATGCCGCTGTCCAGCCTCTCCGGGTTCTACTCCGAGTGGGACCAGCTCCAGGAGGGCGACACCTTCGACCAGCTCGACGGCGTCGAGATCTGCCGCAAGTACGTGGCCCGGCCGCCGAAGGAGCGCGGCCCGTCGAACCAGCCGAAGAAGCGCGAGCCGCGGGTCGACGAGAAGCTGTTCCCGAAGCACTTCGACACGGCGAACTACTTCCGGGTGGCCGACGCCATCGCGGGTGACCGCCACGTCGTGATCACGCAGAAGTTGCACGGGACCTCCATCCGGATCGGTCACACGTTGGTGAAGCGCAAGCTCACGTGGCGGGACAAGGTCGCCAAGCTGCTCGGGGTGAAGGTGCCCGAGACCGAGTGGGCCTACGTCTACGGCAGCCGCAACGTGGTCAAGGACCCCGACAACCCGTCGGGCCACGACTTCTACGGCGCCGACCTGTACTCGCAGATCGGCTCCCAGCTCAAGGGCCTGCTGCCGAAGGGGTTCATCGTCTACGGCGAGGTCATCGGCTGGGTGCCCGACACCGACAAGCCCATCCAGAAGGGCTACACCTACCGCATCCCCGTGGGTGGCTACCAGCTCTACATCTACCGGGTCACCACGATCAACGAGGACGGCCTGGCGGTCGACCTGAGCTGGCCGGCGGTCAAGGAGTTCTGCCAGTCCGTCGGGCTCAACACGGTGCCCGAGGTGACCAGCGCCTACGCCGTCCGCGAGGACCTGGTGACCTACTACCTCGACAAGCGGCTGTCCGACACCTTCCCCTGGCTGGTGCCCACCGACGGCTCGATGGTCGACGAGGGTGTCTGCCTGCGGGTCGAGGGCATCACGCCGCTCGTCGTGAAGGCCAAGAGCCCGCTGTTCCTCCAGCACGAGACCAAGATGCTCGACCAGGGCGTCACCGACACGGAGGCCGAGGAGGCTCTGGTATGA
- a CDS encoding DUF2637 domain-containing protein, with amino-acid sequence MSTDKTDDRTLKISRAALAGIATVAAVVSYFTQRDLLLDHEADELSANAIPLTVDLAVIMSSLVINTPGVDQKTRRLAWGVLSVACAVSIVANCYAGDNLIQRIAHVWCVVIYLGAEAVASRIRMRRTPARKAKEPAKAAKPAEKAPAPEGGQEVVVSAIKPARPRATGPRGRTKVTPIEEIEATKTEDVAA; translated from the coding sequence GTGAGCACGGACAAGACCGACGACCGCACGCTGAAGATCAGCCGGGCGGCGCTGGCCGGGATCGCGACCGTGGCTGCCGTGGTCTCCTACTTCACGCAGCGGGACCTGCTGCTCGACCACGAGGCCGACGAGCTGTCGGCCAACGCGATCCCGCTCACGGTGGACCTGGCCGTGATCATGTCGTCGCTGGTCATCAACACCCCGGGCGTCGACCAGAAGACGCGCCGGCTCGCGTGGGGCGTGCTCAGCGTCGCGTGCGCGGTGAGCATCGTGGCCAACTGCTACGCCGGGGACAACCTGATCCAGCGCATCGCCCACGTGTGGTGTGTCGTGATCTACCTCGGCGCGGAGGCGGTCGCCTCGCGTATCCGGATGCGGCGCACGCCGGCCCGCAAGGCGAAGGAGCCGGCCAAGGCCGCGAAGCCGGCGGAGAAGGCCCCGGCCCCCGAGGGCGGGCAGGAGGTCGTCGTGTCGGCGATCAAGCCGGCTCGACCGCGAGCCACCGGGCCGCGTGGCCGGACCAAGGTGACCCCGATCGAGGAGATCGAGGCGACCAAGACCGAGGACGTCGCCGCGTAG
- the ku gene encoding non-homologous end joining protein Ku, with translation MRAIWKGSISFGLVSVGVKLYSATEEKDIRFHQVHEADGGRVRYKRVCAECGDEVAYVDMAKGYDVDGGDLMVLTSEDFEGLPLATSRVIDVQAFVPVEQIDPILYDRAYFLAPSEKAMAKAYVLLRDALEVSDRVAVVKVALRNREHLATLRVRDGLLLLNTMVWPDEVRQPAFQILDEHPEIRPAELAMAGTLIDSMDGDFDPDAFTDDYRAALQEVIDAKLEGREPPKPAEVEEAPAVDLIAALTASVKAAQARRETAPIPITAARSKRVANQNRRTA, from the coding sequence GTGAGGGCGATCTGGAAGGGCTCGATCTCGTTCGGGCTGGTCTCGGTCGGGGTGAAGCTCTACTCCGCCACCGAGGAGAAGGACATCCGGTTCCACCAGGTCCACGAGGCCGACGGTGGGCGCGTCCGCTACAAGCGGGTGTGCGCCGAATGCGGCGACGAGGTGGCCTACGTCGACATGGCCAAGGGCTACGACGTGGACGGCGGCGACCTCATGGTCCTCACCAGCGAGGACTTCGAGGGACTGCCGCTGGCTACGTCTCGGGTGATCGACGTGCAGGCGTTCGTCCCGGTCGAGCAGATCGACCCGATCCTCTACGACCGGGCCTACTTTCTGGCGCCCTCGGAGAAGGCGATGGCCAAGGCGTACGTGCTGCTGCGCGACGCCCTGGAGGTCTCCGACCGGGTGGCCGTCGTGAAGGTGGCCCTGCGCAACCGGGAGCACCTGGCGACCCTGCGGGTCCGGGACGGACTGCTGCTGCTCAACACGATGGTCTGGCCGGACGAGGTGCGTCAGCCGGCGTTCCAGATCCTCGACGAGCACCCGGAGATCCGGCCGGCGGAGCTGGCGATGGCCGGGACGCTCATCGACTCGATGGACGGCGATTTCGACCCGGACGCGTTCACCGACGACTACCGGGCGGCGCTCCAGGAGGTCATCGACGCGAAGCTGGAGGGTCGCGAGCCGCCGAAGCCGGCGGAGGTGGAGGAGGCGCCGGCGGTCGACCTGATCGCCGCGCTGACGGCGTCGGTGAAGGCGGCGCAGGCCCGGCGTGAGACTGCGCCGATCCCGATCACCGCGGCCCGGTCCAAGAGGGTCGCCAACCAGAACCGGAGGACCGCGTGA
- a CDS encoding HNH endonuclease has product MSWSNSVRRSELPSNWDQIRKEVLEDEDYSCRRCGAYANQVDHIGDRFDHSRDNLQALCARCHGKKTAREGKMARYRLAPIRGKRFEPHPGMKP; this is encoded by the coding sequence GTGAGTTGGAGCAATTCAGTTAGAAGATCTGAGTTACCGAGTAACTGGGACCAGATCCGGAAAGAAGTTCTCGAAGACGAGGACTACTCCTGCCGCCGGTGTGGCGCTTACGCCAACCAGGTCGACCACATCGGGGATCGGTTCGATCATTCCCGAGACAACCTCCAGGCGCTTTGCGCCAGGTGCCACGGCAAGAAGACGGCGCGGGAGGGGAAGATGGCTCGCTACCGGCTGGCGCCGATCCGCGGCAAGCGATTCGAGCCGCACCCTGGAATGAAACCGTAG
- a CDS encoding phage terminase small subunit, translating into MGSRGPVPNRSDDLSRDRDANRGDRAPITKGKSRPATVPDPDEGWHPIARLLWNATLESGQADFYESSDYAFLYSICDDVSYYKRQGKRSGQMLASIYSAMENLLVTEGARRRVRVELQDEEEAEDDAVVTQMDDYKRSLGLVV; encoded by the coding sequence GTGGGCAGCCGCGGACCTGTTCCGAACCGTTCCGACGACCTGAGTCGTGACCGGGACGCGAATCGGGGCGACAGGGCGCCCATCACGAAGGGCAAGAGCCGGCCGGCGACCGTTCCGGACCCCGATGAGGGCTGGCACCCGATCGCCCGGCTGCTCTGGAACGCCACTTTGGAGTCTGGGCAGGCGGACTTCTACGAGAGCAGCGACTACGCGTTCTTGTACTCGATCTGCGACGACGTTTCGTACTACAAGCGGCAAGGCAAGCGCTCCGGTCAGATGCTCGCGAGCATTTACAGCGCGATGGAGAACCTTCTGGTCACCGAGGGCGCGCGGCGCCGCGTCCGGGTCGAGCTGCAAGACGAAGAAGAGGCCGAGGACGACGCCGTCGTGACCCAGATGGACGACTACAAGCGCTCACTCGGGCTCGTGGTTTAG